Sequence from the Clupea harengus chromosome 20, Ch_v2.0.2, whole genome shotgun sequence genome:
GTTACGCCAGAGTAGTCTGGCTTAGTGCCGGGTCCTCTCGCGCCGGACTGTCTGCAATCAATCTTAAGAGAACAGCGCGTTTTCAGGACATTAATCCCCATAAGGCCTAGGTGATAAAATAGAGGTTAGCTGGCGCAGGATCGATGGCTGCGGAGGGGACCGCGCCCGCATTCGCTCTGCTCCGCGTCAGGCCCCGTAGCTTAATTATGGGATGTCACACCTCTGGCCATCTCTAAGGACGACTTGTCCTTGGTTTTCCACTCGTCTTCCGTGATCCGTGACCCCccagcacactcaaacacacacacacacacacacacacacatcacttccCTCGTGTTCAATTATGGGATGTCAGACCAACGTCCCATCCGCAGCAAGAGCACCTCTActcaccccctgccccccatcCCACCACATATCACCATCAATGCtttcacacccaaacacacacacacacacacacacacacacacacacacatacacacacacacacacacacacactgcctgttcTTATTATGGAATGTCAGACCGGTTCGGCCTCTGGGAAGCCCAGGTCCTTGAGGTCGCTGAGTTTGCGCGAGAGGGAGCTGAGGCGCGTGCTGAAGGAGCCCCTCTTCTGCTGCGAGGCCCCGCCCCCGCTGGCCCCACCTCCTCCAGGGCCCTGCCCCCCCCAGCGTCTGCCCAGCTGCTCGCGGAAGTGGTTCCCCACGAAGCAGTAGAGGAAGGGGTTGACGGCGCTGTTGGAGAAGCCCAGGCAGCTGGTGAAGGGCAGCAGCGTCTCGACGGCGCGCCGCACCCAGCAGCCCTGCAGCGCCCCCAGGTGGTGCATGACGTCCAGCAGCGTGACCGTGTGGAAGGGGAACCAGCACAGGAAGAAGGCCagcaccaccgccaccaccatcTTCAGCACGTGGTCCACGTTACCGGAGTTCTTGTCCAGGCCGCGCCCGGCGCCCGCCCCCGTCGCCCCCAGCAGGTGGCGCCCTATCCCGACGTAGCAGGTGACGATGACGACCAGCGGCACCAGGAAACCCACAATGCTTTTGGCGAGCGCCAGCCCGACCACCCAGTCGTCGCTCGGGTACAGCAGCACGCAGGCGGTGACGCCCTGCTGCTCGATCTCCCAGGTGTCGCGGAGCGCCAACGCGGGCACGGCGGCGCAGCCCGCCAGCAGCCACACCGCGGCGCTGACCACTCGCGCCTGGCAGAGGTGGCGGCGGCTCTGCGAGCGTAGCGGCAACACGATGGCCAGGTAGCGGTCGATGCTCATGCAGGTGATGAAGAAGATGCTGGCGTAGATGTTGAGCGTGAGCGCGGCGCTGCACGCCTTGCACATGAGGCTCCCGAAGGGCCAGTGGTAGTCCAGCGCGTAGTAGACGGCCCAGAAAGGCAGGCTGAGCAGGAAGAGCAGGTCGGACAGCGCGAGGTTAAACATGTACGTGTTGGCCACCGTCCGGCGGCCCGGGCTGCGGCACAGGACCAGGAGCACCAGACCGTTGCCGACGGTGCCGAAGATGAAGATGAGCGCATAGATGGCCGGGATGAGTTTGTTCTGGTGCTCCGGCGGGGGCACGTGGTGACACGACGCGTCGTCGTGCGTCACCTCGTCGTAGATCGACACGTTCCCGAAGGAGTCGTTGACGATGATCAGAGTGGCCATGGTGAACGTCTGTCCTTGTCCGTCTGTCCCGTTTTCCCGTCTTTTTTATCCTGGCTCtgcagaagagaaaagaaggcaGAAGGACATGTCAGCTCGGGGTTCATCCGAGTTCAGCGACTTTAATTTTCAGAGTTGTAAAGTAAACAACTCTTCCAGGCTGTGCGGCTAACTGCTATCGACATTTAGGAGGTTCATGCTGCGACGGCAAGCAGAGAGGCTCCACATGCAGACGGAATGGAGTTATTTCTGCTCGAGTGTCCCATGGTGCTGAGGTTAACCCCTTCCTCCACATagtcactccactccacacacagataagcactACCTACATATAGACACTAGCTCCTGaagtcatttacattttttatgagAAAATGGGGAAAACCATTGCATTTGCATTACTCTTATTATGAATTCCATCATTCTTACCAAatgtatctttttttaaatgaatatacTTTAAAACCAAAGACTTAAACATTACATATAAAAAACAACTTTGCgtacataaaatatataaataatgtttttagtGTCCATGATTATGATTTGCATTGCATTGTTGAGTTCAGCATTAACTGTGGTTTTTGGATTGACAGGAAATCATATGCATATATTTACATGCATTAAAAATGTTCATTAATGTTGAAGTTGATGTTAAGCAACCCAACACATGATTTTAATCAATGTTCAAATTAACTAAGGCAGTTAAATAGTGTTAGTGACCTTAATGAAAATAGTTAAATATACAGAGTTCTATATTTCAATACACAAATATAACAACCAGAGTTTATAAAGCTAGTTTTCAAATGTTTCTTTCTATCACAATCACAAGTTAAGACATTCACCGACTATGTCTGAGTGAGTACCCATGCAAGCAAATAGGTATGTACACCACAAGCCAGAAATGAAAGTTAGAGTCATGCGAACATGAAACGAAATGAAATGAACAACTTGCTGTGCACACTCATCTGTGAAGTCTATTACCTCCGAGGAATCCCTgccgggtgagtgtgtgtgtctcgggggCAGTGTGCGGCTGGTCTTCCAGTGGCGGACTGGATAGTGGCAGACCCCCTGTTGGCTTTTATACTGCCTGGGTCCTCCTAGTGGgaattctctccctctgttaacGGTCTGGGTGGACAACAGCCAAACAAGAGCTGTGAGCAGAGTTTCAGTATCTTTTCACCCAGTGCCCCCCCAAAACACTATTATACCccctgcgtctgtgtgtgtgtgtgtgtgtgtgtgtgtgtcacaagccATGAGTCAtgagttcacacagacacacatatgtgcgtatgcatgtatatatgtgcaaatgtatgtgaaagtgaatgtgtgtgtgtgtgtgtgtgcacatttgagTGAACAAACCTCATGGTTTGTGATATTCCTGCAGATGAACAACACTCACAATTAGAAGAATGCgagtctgcgtatgtgtgtgcgtgagatgagatagagaaatggagacagagagagaaagagagagatagagaggaagagagagagatagagaggaagagagagagagagagagagaggaagagagagacttgTGCCCAGGAAATATCAAATCAGCATGTGTCAAAGGAATGTCATGGTCATTGCAGGCTCGTTATCTTGTCCATCTAACTAGTTACAGCCGCGCTTCTGTCTCCATACGCAACATGTGTGCTATTACACTGACATCTCTGGGATGGGTGACCATAATGGGAAAAGAAATGTATTTTCTATTTTCCAAATTTGAAAGAGTGAAAAGTaagagaaacaaagacaaggcagagtgagagaaggggagagaagagagagagagagagagatcagaagaacacaaagagatgagagagagagagagagagagggaaagatgtaGCAAAAGTAGTGATTGTTAGAGAGagtacacagaaagagagggagtgagaaagagagggagtgtgagagagagttaaacTACAGAGAGCAGAACGAGAGTAAGAGGTCTGGAGATGGAAAGAATCCCTGGGGATCTGAGGTTCGTCTGGCtatagaggagaggacagaatggTCTTCAGATAACGGGCTGCTGGTGGGACTGTGCAGTTTTAATGAGTGAAATGTTTACCTTCTCACCAGTCTTTGATCAATGACGACCGACCCACTGGGCAGATCAAATGATGGGAATAGGCCCACTGACTGCTTTATGTCAAAGAAAACACAGTTTAAACTGTTTCAACATGCACTTCATGCTTTCGACAGATGTGAAGACGTTTATATGAACTGTGTtgacaaactcaaacacacatcatcatcttgTCAtaatgtgtgaaaaaaaaaagatttgaagTGAAACTCAATCAGTATGTGTACAGATTCAGAATCCTGTAATAGAGACAGCCATCTCAACACCATCTTTTAAGAACTTCCTGTTGCACCACTGGTGTTGGTCAAAAGGCTGCGCTCACAATGGAGATGTCACTTCCTAAATACATGCAGAGGACTTATCATGACGGAGATCCATCTCAGTCAAAATCACATGCTAATGTTATTGCTGGTGGAATTTTCCTACTAACTACAACAACCAACCCAACCTTACGCAACATGATCTTAATCTTGCATCCTCGCTTCCAAGTAACCCCAAAGAACCCCACACGTCGtcacacaactgaaaacacatgGATAGAATTGAATAAAGGCAGATGTTTGTGCAACACCGCCTTGCTTGGCTGACATGGTTAAGTATGGTGGGTAAGGCACGTCATTCCCTCTCCCTGCATAGATATGCCCCTCTGATCACAGGTCACAGAGTACTACAcagctcacagcacacactctggGCCTGCCAGAGGCGTTTACGCAACCActgccagacacacaaactcttttttCAGATCAACCGCAAGGTCATCTGATCATTGCAATCTGTCCCATACTCCTGATCCATACTGTACATAATAAT
This genomic interval carries:
- the LOC105906217 gene encoding type-2 angiotensin II receptor-like; this encodes MATLIIVNDSFGNVSIYDEVTHDDASCHHVPPPEHQNKLIPAIYALIFIFGTVGNGLVLLVLCRSPGRRTVANTYMFNLALSDLLFLLSLPFWAVYYALDYHWPFGSLMCKACSAALTLNIYASIFFITCMSIDRYLAIVLPLRSQSRRHLCQARVVSAAVWLLAGCAAVPALALRDTWEIEQQGVTACVLLYPSDDWVVGLALAKSIVGFLVPLVVIVTCYVGIGRHLLGATGAGAGRGLDKNSGNVDHVLKMVVAVVLAFFLCWFPFHTVTLLDVMHHLGALQGCWVRRAVETLLPFTSCLGFSNSAVNPFLYCFVGNHFREQLGRRWGGQGPGGGGASGGGASQQKRGSFSTRLSSLSRKLSDLKDLGFPEAEPV